A window of the Streptomyces sp. JB150 genome harbors these coding sequences:
- the ndk gene encoding nucleoside-diphosphate kinase, translating into MTQRTLVLLKPDAVRRGLTGEIISRIERKAGWQITALELRTLDQETLEQHYGEHKGKPFYEPLVDFMSSGPVVAMIVEGERVIEGVRQLAGPTDPIAAAPGSIRGDYGVIVRENLIHASDSEESAEREVKIFFPGRA; encoded by the coding sequence GTGACCCAGCGCACCCTCGTCCTCCTCAAGCCCGACGCCGTCCGTCGTGGCCTGACCGGCGAGATCATCAGCCGTATCGAGCGGAAGGCCGGCTGGCAGATCACCGCGCTGGAGCTGCGCACCCTGGACCAGGAGACGCTGGAGCAGCACTACGGCGAGCACAAGGGCAAGCCGTTCTACGAGCCGCTGGTGGACTTCATGTCCTCCGGCCCGGTCGTGGCGATGATCGTCGAGGGCGAGCGGGTCATCGAGGGCGTGCGGCAGCTGGCCGGGCCGACCGACCCGATCGCCGCCGCGCCGGGCTCCATCCGCGGTGACTACGGCGTCATCGTCCGCGAGAACCTGATCCACGCGTCCGACTCCGAGGAGTCCGCCGAGCGCGAGGTCAAAATCTTCTTCCCCGGCCGCGCCTGA
- the rodA gene encoding rod shape-determining protein RodA, whose protein sequence is MSGVNSFQVSGYGPERAGWTRLLARDSLARRLDWPILLAALALSLIGSVLVFSATRNRTDINQGDPYYFFLRHLLNTGIGFALMVGTVWLGHRTLRTAVPILYGASVFLILLVLTPLGSTVNGAHSWIVIGGGFSLQPSEFVKVTIILGMAMLLAARVDAGDKQYPDHRTVLQALGLAAVPALIVMLMPDLGSVMVMVVIVLGVLLASGASNRWIFGLIGAGTAGALAVWQLGILDEYQINRFAAFANPELDPAGVGYNTNQARIAIGSGGLTGSGLFQGSQTTGQFVPEQQTDFVFTVAGEELGFVGGGLIIVLLGIVLWRACRIARETSDLYGTVVAAGIVAWFAFQSFENIGMTLGIMPVTGLPLPFVSYGGSSMFAVWVAVGLLQSIRVQRPMSA, encoded by the coding sequence ATGAGCGGCGTCAACAGCTTCCAGGTCTCCGGGTACGGCCCGGAGCGGGCCGGGTGGACGCGGCTGCTGGCCCGCGACTCGCTGGCCCGGCGCCTCGACTGGCCGATACTGCTGGCCGCGCTCGCGCTGTCGCTGATCGGCTCGGTGCTGGTGTTCTCGGCGACCCGCAACCGCACCGACATCAACCAGGGCGACCCGTACTACTTCTTCCTGCGCCACCTGCTGAACACCGGCATCGGGTTCGCCCTGATGGTGGGCACCGTCTGGCTCGGCCACCGCACCCTGCGCACCGCCGTGCCGATCCTCTACGGCGCGTCCGTCTTCCTGATCCTGCTGGTGCTCACCCCGCTGGGCTCCACGGTCAACGGCGCCCACTCCTGGATCGTGATCGGCGGCGGCTTCTCGCTCCAGCCGTCGGAGTTCGTGAAGGTCACGATCATCCTCGGCATGGCGATGCTGCTGGCGGCGCGGGTGGACGCGGGCGACAAGCAGTACCCGGACCACCGCACCGTCCTCCAGGCGCTCGGCCTGGCCGCCGTGCCCGCGCTGATCGTGATGCTCATGCCCGACCTCGGCTCGGTCATGGTGATGGTGGTGATCGTGCTCGGCGTCCTGCTCGCCTCCGGCGCCTCCAACCGCTGGATCTTCGGGCTCATCGGCGCGGGCACCGCCGGCGCGCTCGCGGTCTGGCAGCTGGGCATCCTGGACGAGTACCAGATCAACCGCTTCGCCGCCTTCGCCAACCCCGAGCTCGACCCGGCCGGCGTCGGCTACAACACCAACCAGGCCCGGATCGCCATCGGCTCCGGCGGCCTGACCGGCTCCGGCCTCTTCCAGGGCTCCCAGACCACCGGACAGTTCGTCCCCGAGCAGCAGACCGACTTCGTCTTCACGGTCGCCGGGGAGGAGCTGGGCTTCGTCGGCGGCGGGCTCATCATCGTGCTGCTCGGCATCGTGCTCTGGCGCGCCTGCCGCATCGCCCGCGAGACCAGCGACCTGTACGGCACCGTCGTCGCCGCCGGCATCGTCGCCTGGTTCGCCTTCCAGTCCTTCGAGAACATCGGCATGACCCTCGGCATCATGCCGGTCACCGGCCTGCCGCTGCCGTTCGTGTCCTACGGCGGTTCGTCGATGTTCGCGGTGTGGGTGGCGGTCGGGCTGCTGCAGTCGATCCGGGTGCAACGGCCGATGTCCGCGTGA
- a CDS encoding TIGR03960 family B12-binding radical SAM protein, translating into MSVESVFPQLEALLPHVQKPIQYVGGELNSTVKPWDECDVRWALMYPDAYEVGLPNQGVMILYEVLNEQEGVLAERTYSVWPDLEALMREHGVPQFTVDSHRPVKAFDVLGVSFSTELGYTNLLTALDLAGIPLEAKDRGLDDPIVLAGGHAAFNPEPIADFIDAAVIGDGEQAVLDMTEIIRAWKAEGRPGGREEVLLRLAKTGGVYIPGFYDVEYLPDGRISRVVPNRSGVPWRVSKHTVMDLDEWPYPKKPLVPLAETVHERMSVEIFRGCTRGCRFCQAGMITRPVRERSITGIGDMVEKGLKATGFEEVGLLSLSSADHSEIGDIAKGLADRYEEDKIGLSLPSTRVDAFNIDLANELTRNGRRSGLTFAPEGGSERIRKVINKMVSEEDLIRTVATAYGNGWRQVKLYFMCGLPTETDEDVLQIADMATKVIAKGREVSKSNDIRCTVSIGGFVPKPHTPFQWAPQLSAEETDARLEKLRDKIRGDKKYGRSIGFRYHDGKPGIVEGLLSRGDRRIGAVIRAVYEDGGRFDGWREHFSYDRWMNCAEKALAPYGVDVDWYTTRERTYEEVLPWDHLDSGLDKDWLWEDWQDALDETEVEDCRWTPCFDCGVCPAMDTHIQIGPTGKKLLPLTVKNAAPSPAGR; encoded by the coding sequence ATGTCTGTCGAGTCGGTCTTCCCGCAGCTCGAAGCTTTGCTCCCGCATGTGCAGAAGCCGATCCAGTACGTGGGCGGCGAGCTCAACTCCACCGTGAAGCCGTGGGACGAGTGCGATGTGCGCTGGGCGCTCATGTACCCGGACGCCTACGAGGTCGGTCTGCCCAACCAGGGCGTCATGATCCTCTACGAGGTGCTGAACGAGCAGGAGGGCGTCCTCGCCGAGCGCACCTACAGCGTGTGGCCCGACCTGGAGGCGCTGATGCGGGAGCACGGCGTCCCGCAGTTCACCGTGGACAGCCACCGCCCGGTGAAGGCCTTCGACGTCCTCGGCGTCAGCTTCTCCACCGAGCTGGGCTACACCAACCTGCTGACCGCGCTGGACCTGGCCGGCATCCCGCTGGAGGCCAAGGACCGCGGGCTCGACGACCCGATCGTGCTGGCGGGCGGGCACGCCGCGTTCAACCCGGAGCCGATCGCCGACTTCATCGACGCGGCCGTCATCGGCGACGGCGAGCAGGCCGTGCTCGACATGACGGAGATCATCCGCGCGTGGAAGGCCGAGGGCCGGCCCGGTGGCCGCGAGGAGGTGCTGCTGCGCCTGGCGAAGACCGGCGGGGTGTACATCCCGGGCTTCTACGACGTGGAGTACCTGCCGGACGGCCGTATCAGCCGCGTCGTGCCCAACCGCTCCGGCGTGCCGTGGCGGGTGTCCAAGCACACCGTCATGGACCTCGACGAGTGGCCGTACCCCAAGAAGCCGCTGGTCCCGCTCGCCGAGACGGTCCACGAGCGGATGTCCGTGGAGATCTTCCGCGGCTGCACCCGCGGCTGCCGCTTCTGCCAGGCCGGCATGATCACCCGCCCGGTCCGCGAGCGGTCCATCACCGGCATCGGCGACATGGTCGAGAAGGGCCTGAAGGCGACCGGCTTCGAGGAGGTCGGCCTGCTGTCGCTGTCCTCCGCGGACCACAGCGAGATCGGCGACATCGCCAAGGGCCTCGCGGACCGCTACGAGGAGGACAAGATCGGTCTGTCCCTCCCGTCGACCCGCGTGGACGCCTTCAACATCGACCTCGCCAACGAGCTGACCCGCAACGGGCGCCGCTCCGGCCTCACCTTCGCCCCCGAGGGCGGCTCGGAGCGCATCCGCAAGGTCATCAACAAGATGGTCTCGGAAGAGGACCTGATCCGGACCGTCGCCACCGCCTACGGCAACGGCTGGCGCCAGGTGAAGCTGTACTTCATGTGCGGCCTGCCCACCGAGACCGACGAGGACGTCCTGCAGATCGCCGACATGGCGACGAAGGTCATCGCCAAGGGCCGCGAGGTGTCCAAGTCCAACGACATCCGCTGCACGGTGTCCATCGGCGGCTTCGTCCCCAAGCCCCACACCCCCTTCCAGTGGGCCCCGCAGCTGTCCGCCGAGGAGACCGACGCCCGCCTGGAGAAGCTGCGCGACAAGATCCGCGGTGACAAGAAGTACGGCCGCTCCATCGGCTTCCGCTACCACGACGGCAAGCCCGGCATCGTCGAGGGCCTCCTCTCCCGCGGCGACCGCCGCATCGGCGCCGTCATCCGCGCCGTCTACGAGGACGGCGGCCGCTTCGACGGCTGGCGCGAGCACTTCTCGTACGACCGCTGGATGAACTGCGCCGAGAAGGCCCTCGCCCCCTACGGCGTGGACGTCGACTGGTACACCACCCGCGAGCGCACCTACGAGGAGGTCCTGCCCTGGGACCACCTCGACTCCGGTCTCGACAAGGACTGGCTCTGGGAGGACTGGCAGGACGCCCTCGACGAGACCGAGGTCGAGGACTGCCGCTGGACGCCGTGCTTCGACTGCGGCGTCTGCCCCGCCATGGACACCCACATCCAGATCGGCCCGACGGGCAAGAAGCTGCTGCCGCTGACGGTCAAGAACGCGGCACCGAGCCCCGCGGGCCGCTGA
- a CDS encoding folylpolyglutamate synthase/dihydrofolate synthase family protein: MSDIPGTSDQSDQPDPLDSFDEIIEAETTRDPDLAVIEAGSRTLRTQGGPPQADVPARPEDPEVDQALREVEAELATRWGETKLEPSVTRIAALMDVLGEPQRSYPSIHITGTNGKTSTARMIEALLGAFELRTGRYTSPHVQSITERISLDGAPITAERFIETYRDIKPYVEMVDASQEYRLSFFEVLTGMAYAAFADAPVDVAVVEVGMGGSWDATNVIDGDVAVITPIDLDHTDRLGETPGEIAGEKSGIVKQGATVILAQQPVDAAQVVLKKAVEVDATVAREGLEFGVVARQVAVGGQLLTLRGLGGEYTEVYLPLHGAHQAHNAAVALAAVEAFFGVGAQRAEPLDIDAVRKAFAAVSSPGRLEVVRRSPTVVLDAAHNPAGARVTAEAIGEAFQFSRLVGVVGASADKNVRGLLEAFEPVFAEVVVTQNSSHRAMEADELAAIAVEVFGEERVQVEPRLPDALEAAITLAEEEGEFAGGGVLVTGSVITVGEARLLLGKG; encoded by the coding sequence GTGAGCGACATCCCCGGCACCAGCGACCAGAGCGACCAGCCCGACCCCCTCGACTCCTTCGACGAGATCATCGAGGCGGAGACCACCCGTGACCCCGACCTCGCGGTGATCGAGGCCGGCAGCCGCACCCTGCGCACCCAGGGCGGCCCGCCGCAGGCGGACGTGCCCGCGCGGCCGGAGGACCCGGAGGTCGACCAGGCCCTGCGCGAGGTCGAGGCCGAGCTGGCGACCCGCTGGGGCGAGACCAAGCTGGAGCCGTCGGTCACCCGGATCGCGGCGCTGATGGACGTCCTGGGCGAGCCCCAGCGGTCGTACCCGTCGATCCACATCACGGGGACCAACGGCAAGACGTCGACGGCCCGCATGATCGAGGCCCTGCTCGGCGCCTTCGAGCTGCGCACCGGCCGGTACACCTCGCCGCACGTGCAGTCGATCACCGAGCGCATCAGCCTGGACGGCGCGCCGATTACGGCGGAGCGGTTCATCGAGACGTACCGGGACATCAAGCCGTACGTCGAGATGGTCGACGCCTCGCAGGAGTACCGGCTGTCCTTCTTCGAGGTGCTGACCGGCATGGCGTACGCGGCGTTCGCGGACGCCCCGGTGGACGTGGCCGTCGTCGAGGTCGGCATGGGCGGCTCCTGGGACGCCACGAACGTGATCGACGGGGATGTCGCCGTGATCACCCCGATCGACCTGGACCACACCGACCGGCTGGGCGAGACGCCCGGTGAGATCGCCGGTGAGAAGTCCGGGATCGTCAAGCAGGGCGCGACCGTGATCCTGGCGCAGCAGCCGGTGGACGCGGCCCAGGTGGTGCTGAAGAAGGCCGTCGAGGTCGACGCCACGGTGGCCCGGGAGGGCCTGGAGTTCGGCGTGGTGGCCCGGCAGGTGGCGGTCGGCGGTCAGCTGCTGACGCTGCGCGGCCTGGGCGGCGAGTACACCGAGGTGTACCTGCCGCTGCACGGCGCCCACCAGGCGCACAACGCGGCCGTCGCGCTGGCCGCGGTGGAGGCGTTCTTCGGGGTCGGCGCGCAGCGCGCGGAGCCGCTGGACATCGACGCGGTCCGCAAGGCGTTCGCGGCGGTGTCCTCGCCGGGCCGCCTGGAGGTCGTACGGCGCTCGCCGACCGTGGTGCTGGACGCCGCGCACAACCCGGCGGGGGCGCGGGTGACGGCCGAGGCGATCGGTGAGGCGTTCCAGTTCAGCCGGCTCGTCGGGGTGGTCGGCGCGAGCGCCGACAAGAACGTGCGCGGGCTGCTGGAGGCGTTCGAGCCGGTGTTCGCCGAGGTCGTCGTCACGCAGAACTCCAGCCATCGCGCGATGGAGGCCGACGAACTGGCCGCGATCGCCGTCGAGGTGTTCGGCGAGGAGCGGGTACAGGTCGAGCCGCGGCTGCCGGACGCGCTGGAGGCGGCGATCACGCTGGCCGAGGAGGAAGGCGAGTTCGCCGGCGGCGGCGTCCTCGTCACCGGATCCGTCATCACGGTCGGCGAGGCCCGGCTGCTGCTGGGGAAGGGCTGA
- a CDS encoding DUF4233 domain-containing protein: MRTLCASTLIGEFFIIGFAGLVAMKEPGLSMSTVWTVSGIAMFLCLVLCGMVTRPGGVALGWALQIALIASGFVVPMMFVLGVVFAALWWASVHFGRKVDEAKARFAAQAESSQASQADAV, from the coding sequence ATGCGTACGCTCTGTGCTTCGACGCTGATCGGCGAGTTCTTCATCATCGGCTTCGCCGGGCTGGTCGCGATGAAGGAACCCGGCCTGTCCATGTCGACGGTGTGGACGGTCAGCGGGATCGCGATGTTCCTGTGCCTGGTGCTGTGCGGGATGGTCACCCGGCCCGGCGGCGTCGCCCTCGGGTGGGCGCTGCAGATCGCGCTGATCGCGTCCGGGTTCGTCGTGCCGATGATGTTCGTCCTGGGCGTGGTGTTCGCGGCGCTGTGGTGGGCGTCGGTGCATTTCGGGAGGAAGGTGGACGAGGCGAAGGCCCGATTTGCGGCGCAGGCCGAATCTTCCCAAGCTTCTCAGGCTGACGCTGTGTGA
- a CDS encoding rod shape-determining protein encodes MSFIGRDMAVDLGTANTLVYVRGRGIVLNEPSVVAINTNTGGILAVGAEAKKMIGRTPGNIVAVRPLKDGVIADFEITERMLRYFILKIHKRRYLARPRVVVCVPSGITGVERRAVIEASSQAGARQVHIIEEPMAAAIGSGLPVHEATGNMVVDIGGGTTEVAVISLGGIVTAQSIRVAGDELDNAIIQHIKKEYSLLLGERTAEQIKITIGSAYDLDTDEHTEIRGRDLVSGLPKTVVISAAEVRKAIEEPVNAIVDAVKTTLDKCPPELSGDIMDRGIVLTGGGALLRGLDERLRRETGMPIHIAEDPLDSVALGSGKCVEEFEALQQVLDAAPRR; translated from the coding sequence ATGTCGTTCATCGGCCGTGACATGGCTGTCGACCTCGGGACCGCCAACACGCTGGTGTACGTCAGGGGTCGCGGGATCGTACTCAACGAGCCGTCCGTCGTCGCGATCAACACCAACACCGGTGGCATCCTCGCGGTCGGTGCCGAAGCGAAGAAGATGATCGGGCGGACGCCGGGCAACATCGTCGCCGTGCGCCCCCTGAAGGACGGCGTCATCGCCGACTTCGAGATCACCGAGCGCATGCTCCGCTACTTCATCCTGAAGATCCACAAGCGGCGGTATCTGGCTCGGCCGCGGGTCGTCGTCTGTGTGCCCTCCGGCATCACCGGCGTCGAGCGCCGCGCCGTCATCGAGGCGTCGTCCCAGGCCGGCGCCCGCCAGGTGCACATCATCGAGGAGCCCATGGCCGCCGCCATCGGCTCCGGCCTGCCGGTCCACGAGGCCACGGGCAACATGGTGGTGGACATCGGCGGCGGCACGACGGAGGTCGCGGTCATCTCCCTCGGCGGCATCGTCACCGCCCAGTCCATCCGTGTCGCGGGCGACGAGCTGGACAACGCGATCATCCAGCACATCAAGAAGGAGTACTCCCTCCTGCTGGGTGAGCGCACGGCCGAACAGATCAAGATCACGATCGGTTCGGCGTACGACCTGGACACCGACGAGCACACCGAAATCCGGGGCCGGGATCTCGTCTCCGGGCTGCCCAAGACCGTCGTCATCTCCGCCGCGGAGGTGCGCAAGGCGATCGAGGAGCCCGTCAACGCGATCGTCGATGCCGTGAAGACCACCCTGGACAAGTGCCCGCCGGAGCTGTCCGGCGACATCATGGACCGCGGAATCGTTCTGACCGGCGGCGGCGCGCTGCTGCGCGGCCTGGACGAGCGGCTGCGGCGCGAGACGGGCATGCCGATCCACATCGCCGAGGACCCGCTGGACAGCGTGGCGCTCGGCTCCGGCAAGTGTGTCGAGGAGTTCGAGGCGCTGCAGCAGGTGCTCGACGCGGCACCGCGCCGATGA
- the mreD gene encoding rod shape-determining protein MreD: MRFNRILLSSALVVVALVFQVSVLARLHLPGAVPDLLLLTVLGLALVYGHVGGALVGFGAGLLADLSPPADHAAGRYALVLCVVGYLAGLVKPENGRLKSATGTMAVVAAAAIGTTLLYAGVGALVGDTAARHVGLGGLLFTAVLYDLLLAPFVVPGVMALARRADNDPLAEAGSAAQGTDISEGWLASGTGLRIGGQRSGLRMKAARARTARAGRIKGVKRL, from the coding sequence ATGCGCTTCAACCGGATCCTGCTCTCCTCCGCCCTGGTCGTCGTCGCCCTGGTCTTCCAGGTCAGCGTCCTGGCCCGGCTGCACCTCCCGGGCGCCGTCCCCGACCTGCTGCTGCTCACCGTCCTCGGCCTCGCCCTGGTCTACGGCCACGTCGGCGGCGCCCTCGTCGGCTTCGGCGCCGGACTGCTCGCCGACCTCTCCCCGCCCGCCGACCACGCCGCCGGCCGCTACGCGCTGGTGCTGTGCGTCGTCGGCTACCTGGCCGGACTCGTCAAGCCGGAGAACGGCCGGCTGAAGTCCGCCACCGGCACCATGGCCGTGGTGGCTGCCGCCGCGATCGGCACGACCCTGCTGTACGCCGGGGTGGGCGCCCTCGTCGGCGACACCGCCGCCCGCCACGTCGGCCTCGGCGGCCTGCTGTTCACCGCCGTCCTCTACGACCTGCTGCTCGCGCCCTTCGTGGTGCCCGGCGTCATGGCGCTGGCCCGCCGCGCCGACAACGACCCGCTCGCCGAGGCCGGCTCCGCCGCCCAGGGCACCGACATCTCCGAGGGCTGGCTCGCCTCCGGCACCGGCCTGCGCATCGGGGGACAGCGCAGCGGCCTCAGAATGAAGGCCGCCAGAGCCCGCACCGCCCGCGCCGGGCGCATCAAGGGGGTCAAGCGGCTGTGA
- the mrdA gene encoding penicillin-binding protein 2, giving the protein MTNIPETGRTPRVQTRLIVVQVLVLSLLATLGGRLWYLQIRQGAEYAKEASGNHVQQVVQPAVRGSILDARGVPLADNETRLVVSASRTELMKMKDDGEAVLTKLAGVLGMTPKEVKEKVRLCDADTPQPCWNGSPYQPIPITDEATPRQALQIRERAEDFPGITAEPQAVRRYPSPGKANTAQVLGYLSPVTDEEIQQAQDTDSPFLRSDQVGRSGLERQYDKALRGKAGVTRYEVDNLGRVIGQAESDAAQPGSNLVTSIDARVQRVAEYELNEAMEAARKEWDRNTQERYKADAGAVVVMEARTGRIVAMASNPTYDPNAWVGGISAKDYRKLTGKSSNYPLLNRAIQGQAAPGSIFKVVSTAAAVQAGYDFDGRYECSSAYSVGGQVFKNFESQNHGAIDLGRALEVSCDTVYYRLAHSEWKKDGGINPKGKPKDWFYKAAHQFGLGKETGIDLPNEVSGRVPDREWKQRYWEANKDAWCKTGKKDGDYVERIAYENCLEGNKMRAGDEINYSIGQGDTLVTPIQMATIYAAISNGGTLYTPTVGKAVISPDGKEVEEIRPKSHGRLPVSKQTLAQMDEALAGVATRGTAAWRFGGWPQDEIPMHAKTGTAEVYGKQTTSWFATYTDDYAIVMTISQGGTGSGASGPAVRNIYDALYGVSDDGAIDKKNALLPTPQKSLPKIQTDGSITAPKLPEDVAKEQQASQQAPESPAEQQQTAATVPSPEAGNRETRRRGRRRGGRRSRR; this is encoded by the coding sequence GTGACCAACATCCCCGAGACCGGACGGACGCCGCGCGTCCAGACCCGGCTCATCGTCGTCCAGGTCCTCGTCCTCTCCCTCCTCGCCACCCTCGGCGGCCGGCTGTGGTATCTCCAGATCCGCCAAGGCGCGGAGTACGCCAAGGAGGCCTCGGGCAACCACGTCCAGCAGGTCGTCCAGCCCGCCGTCCGCGGCTCGATCCTGGACGCGCGCGGCGTGCCCCTCGCCGACAACGAGACCCGGCTGGTGGTCTCCGCCTCCCGCACCGAGCTGATGAAGATGAAGGACGACGGCGAAGCCGTCCTCACCAAGCTCGCCGGCGTCCTCGGGATGACCCCGAAGGAGGTCAAGGAGAAGGTCCGGCTCTGCGACGCCGACACCCCCCAGCCCTGCTGGAACGGCTCGCCGTACCAGCCGATCCCCATCACCGACGAGGCCACCCCCCGCCAGGCCCTGCAGATCCGCGAACGCGCCGAGGACTTCCCCGGCATCACCGCCGAACCCCAGGCCGTGCGCCGCTACCCGAGCCCGGGCAAGGCCAACACCGCCCAGGTCCTCGGCTATCTCTCCCCGGTCACCGACGAGGAGATCCAGCAGGCCCAGGACACCGACTCGCCCTTCCTGCGCTCCGACCAGGTCGGCCGTTCCGGCCTTGAGCGCCAGTACGACAAGGCGCTGCGCGGCAAGGCCGGCGTCACCCGCTACGAGGTGGACAACCTCGGCCGGGTCATCGGCCAGGCCGAGTCGGACGCCGCCCAGCCCGGCTCCAACCTCGTCACCAGCATCGACGCCCGCGTCCAGCGCGTCGCCGAGTACGAGCTGAACGAGGCGATGGAGGCCGCCCGCAAGGAGTGGGACCGCAACACCCAGGAGCGGTACAAGGCCGACGCGGGCGCCGTCGTGGTCATGGAGGCCAGGACCGGCCGCATCGTCGCGATGGCCTCCAACCCGACGTACGACCCCAACGCCTGGGTCGGCGGCATCTCCGCCAAGGACTACCGCAAGCTCACCGGCAAGTCCTCCAACTACCCCCTGCTGAACCGGGCCATACAGGGTCAGGCCGCCCCCGGCTCCATCTTCAAGGTGGTCTCCACGGCCGCCGCGGTCCAGGCGGGCTACGACTTCGACGGCCGCTACGAGTGCTCCAGCGCGTACTCGGTCGGCGGCCAGGTCTTCAAGAACTTCGAGTCGCAGAACCACGGCGCGATCGACCTCGGCCGCGCCCTGGAGGTCTCCTGCGACACCGTCTACTACCGGCTCGCGCACAGCGAGTGGAAGAAGGACGGCGGCATCAACCCCAAGGGCAAGCCCAAGGACTGGTTCTACAAGGCCGCCCACCAGTTCGGCCTCGGCAAGGAGACCGGCATCGACCTGCCCAACGAGGTCTCCGGCCGCGTCCCCGACCGCGAGTGGAAGCAGCGGTACTGGGAGGCCAACAAGGACGCCTGGTGCAAGACGGGCAAGAAGGACGGCGACTACGTCGAGCGCATCGCCTACGAGAACTGCCTCGAAGGCAACAAGATGCGCGCCGGTGACGAGATCAACTACTCCATCGGCCAGGGCGACACCCTCGTGACCCCCATCCAGATGGCCACCATCTACGCGGCCATCTCCAACGGCGGCACCCTCTACACGCCGACCGTCGGCAAGGCCGTCATCAGCCCCGACGGCAAGGAGGTCGAGGAGATCCGGCCGAAGTCGCACGGCCGGCTCCCGGTCAGCAAGCAGACCCTCGCCCAGATGGACGAGGCCCTGGCCGGCGTCGCCACCCGCGGCACGGCCGCGTGGCGGTTCGGCGGCTGGCCGCAGGACGAGATCCCGATGCACGCCAAGACCGGCACGGCGGAGGTGTACGGCAAGCAGACCACCTCCTGGTTCGCCACCTACACCGACGACTACGCGATCGTGATGACCATCTCCCAGGGTGGTACGGGCTCCGGCGCCTCCGGCCCGGCGGTCCGCAACATCTACGACGCGCTCTACGGCGTCTCCGACGACGGCGCCATCGACAAGAAGAACGCCCTGCTGCCCACCCCGCAGAAGAGCCTGCCGAAGATCCAGACCGACGGCTCCATCACCGCGCCCAAGCTCCCCGAGGACGTGGCGAAGGAGCAGCAGGCCAGCCAGCAGGCCCCCGAGAGCCCGGCGGAGCAGCAGCAGACCGCGGCGACCGTGCCCTCGCCGGAGGCGGGCAACCGTGAGACACGCCGGCGCGGCCGCCGCCGCGGCGGCCGAAGGAGCCGGCGATGA
- the mreC gene encoding rod shape-determining protein MreC encodes MRDTRESRLLLVLLIAIAFALITVDIRGGEDSPVDGARRAAATVFGPIENGVASAVDPVGNAIAAVRDSGERHDRMAELERQNAALKAKLGSDDRTRSRLRQLDDMLKIAGRGQYGIKGAEVIAIGAAQGFSWTITIDVGANDGIKRDMTVLNGDGLVGRVTTVGPDTATVLLANDPDFTVGTRMEGSDELGFAAGQGDRPLRVELLNGKAQIKKGDRLVTFGSQADKPFVPGVPVGVVSRVDPSGGDLTRTLYVTPYVSFTKLDVVGVVVQTPEKDPRDTVLPPKPKPTPRPTVTVTVTPSAEAPGSGEFPSQDQ; translated from the coding sequence GTGAGGGACACACGAGAGAGCCGGCTGCTCCTGGTGCTGCTGATCGCCATCGCGTTCGCGCTGATCACGGTGGACATCCGCGGCGGGGAGGACTCACCGGTCGACGGTGCCCGGCGCGCCGCGGCCACGGTCTTCGGCCCGATCGAGAACGGAGTGGCGTCCGCCGTCGACCCGGTCGGCAACGCGATCGCCGCCGTCCGTGACTCCGGCGAGCGGCACGACCGCATGGCCGAACTGGAACGGCAGAACGCGGCGTTGAAGGCGAAGCTCGGCAGCGACGACCGCACCCGCAGCAGACTCCGGCAGCTCGACGACATGCTGAAGATCGCGGGCCGCGGTCAGTACGGCATCAAGGGCGCCGAGGTCATCGCCATAGGAGCCGCGCAGGGCTTCTCCTGGACCATCACCATCGACGTCGGCGCCAACGACGGCATCAAGCGCGACATGACCGTCCTCAACGGCGACGGACTCGTCGGCCGCGTCACCACCGTCGGCCCGGACACCGCCACCGTGCTGCTCGCCAACGACCCCGACTTCACCGTCGGCACCCGGATGGAGGGCAGCGACGAGCTGGGCTTCGCCGCGGGCCAGGGCGACCGCCCGCTGCGCGTGGAACTCCTCAACGGCAAGGCGCAGATCAAGAAGGGCGACCGCCTGGTCACCTTCGGCTCGCAGGCCGACAAGCCGTTCGTGCCCGGTGTCCCGGTCGGCGTGGTCTCCCGCGTCGACCCCTCCGGCGGCGACCTGACCCGCACCCTGTACGTCACGCCGTACGTCAGCTTCACCAAGCTCGACGTCGTCGGCGTCGTCGTGCAGACACCCGAGAAGGACCCGCGCGACACCGTTCTGCCGCCCAAGCCCAAGCCGACCCCGAGGCCGACTGTGACGGTGACGGTCACCCCGTCGGCCGAGGCGCCCGGCTCCGGCGAGTTCCCGTCGCAAGACCAGTAG